The proteins below are encoded in one region of Halogranum gelatinilyticum:
- a CDS encoding DUF7537 family lipoprotein, translating to MLSHHRLLTILLVTLVVLAGCLGGAGTDTGTDTPDASPTTTAPTTGESTGDDAPAAGTHPLESTTLATSHTTALRDAESFKLDYSIRTTRSTPNETQEFAFDWTVRADVDSGAQLIHANLSGIGDRPDTTMVFDLYVAPDGTAVQRSSFGDSVQYQRVPADEYNLSTYLSAMNVTTDLDAESENVTYEGTTTVDGETLHVYTVSDVDQLSLPDSTASTAEFDTSSVGVFDLRLLVDDAGVIRQLSYDVEVAEGGETVRLQFELRYSDIGTTVVEEPEWVSEATTQSDY from the coding sequence ATGCTTTCGCACCACCGACTTCTCACCATCCTGCTCGTCACCCTCGTCGTCCTCGCCGGCTGTCTCGGGGGCGCAGGAACCGACACGGGCACCGATACCCCTGACGCCTCGCCGACTACAACGGCTCCGACTACTGGCGAGTCGACTGGCGACGACGCGCCGGCGGCTGGCACACATCCGCTCGAATCGACGACACTCGCTACGTCGCACACGACTGCTCTCCGCGACGCCGAGAGCTTCAAGCTCGACTACTCGATACGGACGACTCGGAGCACACCGAACGAGACCCAAGAGTTCGCGTTCGACTGGACGGTCCGCGCCGACGTCGACAGCGGCGCGCAGCTGATTCACGCCAATCTATCGGGTATCGGCGACCGGCCGGACACGACGATGGTCTTCGACCTCTACGTCGCCCCCGACGGCACGGCCGTCCAGCGTTCGTCGTTCGGCGACTCCGTCCAGTACCAGCGAGTACCCGCCGACGAGTACAACCTCTCGACCTACCTCTCGGCGATGAACGTGACGACCGATCTCGACGCCGAATCCGAGAACGTCACGTACGAAGGCACGACCACCGTCGACGGCGAGACGCTCCACGTCTACACCGTCTCGGACGTCGACCAACTCTCGCTTCCGGACAGCACGGCTTCGACGGCCGAGTTCGACACGAGCTCGGTGGGCGTCTTCGACCTCCGACTACTCGTCGACGACGCGGGCGTGATTCGACAGCTGAGCTACGACGTCGAAGTCGCCGAAGGTGGCGAGACTGTTCGGCTCCAGTTCGAGCTCCGCTACTCGGATATCGGAACGACGGTCGTTGAAGAACCTGAATGGGTGTCGGAGGCGACGACGCAGAGCGACTACTGA
- a CDS encoding geranylgeranylglyceryl/heptaprenylglyceryl phosphate synthase: MAALDDVARAVGRLASVVRSGVRTLGPVDSNPVPTDWTHVTKLDPEHAKKLPLLYPLYLQHTSAVSVGGSSDVTAANTEETFTLLSPLTVPVFHEPSGPRHITHRTRDAAAFIAIPEVLNGDSESLVGTLGVGIEHIREQLAPELLDDALPRWTPERIVDALANVATSVLLSEAVFEAYIIQNPDSAAAREANVGPDDLLSPTEAKQHAMAAERHLDSELVYLEYSGTYGDEEATAILDAVSEGLDWSRLWYGGGLDSREGVEAMLDAGADTVVVGNAFHDVADEEAELVAAATETLATDADETAVREWLTETVDVADSAAARYLSTVPSVADPTSTAEDALVASVRTALELDGLAEQVSEAEPSTRAELRAAVDDAGNLPGARYLDESMCKHPEAMARSVAVDVLARRLGLDIDGRLPVSHLSTDR; encoded by the coding sequence ATGGCTGCCCTCGACGACGTCGCCCGCGCGGTCGGCCGTCTCGCCAGCGTCGTCCGTAGCGGTGTGCGGACGCTCGGGCCGGTCGACTCCAACCCCGTCCCGACCGACTGGACGCACGTCACCAAACTCGACCCCGAACACGCCAAGAAGCTCCCGCTGCTCTACCCGCTCTATCTCCAACACACGAGTGCCGTCTCCGTCGGCGGCTCCAGCGACGTCACCGCCGCGAACACCGAGGAGACCTTCACACTGCTCTCGCCGCTCACCGTCCCCGTCTTCCACGAACCGAGCGGCCCGCGCCACATCACCCACCGCACCCGCGACGCGGCGGCCTTCATCGCCATCCCCGAGGTGCTCAACGGCGACTCCGAGTCGCTCGTCGGCACGCTCGGCGTCGGTATCGAACACATCCGCGAACAGCTCGCGCCCGAACTGCTCGACGATGCCCTGCCACGGTGGACACCCGAGCGAATCGTCGACGCGCTCGCCAACGTCGCTACCTCCGTGCTGCTCTCGGAGGCCGTCTTCGAGGCCTACATCATCCAGAACCCCGACAGCGCGGCGGCTCGTGAGGCCAACGTCGGTCCCGACGACCTACTCTCGCCGACGGAAGCGAAACAGCACGCGATGGCCGCCGAACGCCACCTCGACAGCGAACTCGTCTATCTGGAGTACTCGGGAACCTACGGCGACGAGGAGGCAACGGCTATCCTCGACGCGGTTTCGGAGGGTCTCGACTGGTCGCGGCTCTGGTACGGCGGCGGTCTCGACTCGCGGGAAGGCGTCGAAGCGATGCTCGACGCCGGGGCCGACACGGTCGTCGTCGGCAACGCCTTCCACGACGTCGCCGACGAGGAAGCCGAGTTGGTCGCGGCAGCGACCGAGACGCTCGCGACGGACGCCGACGAGACGGCCGTCCGCGAGTGGCTGACCGAGACGGTCGACGTCGCCGACTCCGCGGCCGCACGCTATCTCTCGACGGTCCCCTCGGTCGCGGACCCGACGTCGACCGCCGAAGACGCGCTCGTCGCGTCGGTCCGAACCGCGCTCGAACTCGACGGGCTGGCCGAGCAGGTCTCGGAAGCCGAGCCGTCGACCCGTGCGGAGCTTCGCGCGGCCGTCGACGACGCCGGGAATCTGCCGGGGGCGCGCTACCTCGACGAGTCGATGTGCAAGCATCCCGAGGCGATGGCACGCTCAGTGGCGGTCGACGTGCTGGCCCGTCGTCTCGGTCTCGATATCGACGGACGGCTCCCCGTCTCACATCTGAGCACCGACCGCTGA